The Methanothermobacter sp. CaT2 DNA window TACACCTCTTGATATTAATATGTTTATGACTTGAATCTCCCGATCAATGAGGTCACCGGGGCTGGATATATCGGATTCTGTAGTACCTGATCTTAAATTATCTGAAAAATGTTCAGATATTTTTATATCAACTGAGGCGTAGTCAAAGAGGTGAGCTATCCTCTCTGCATTGCCGGGCAGGGACCCGTTGGTCTCGAGAAGGGTCCTGTGAGGGCTCTCTTCAAGGAGTTCTGTGATAAAATCAGGGTAGAGGAGAGGTTCACCTCCTGTGATACTGATTGAATGAAAATCAGGCGTTATTAACCCTTCAATAATCTCTGTAAGTTCAGGGGCTGTGAAGAGCCTCCCGGCTGAGGGGTCCCTGCTCTCTGGTGTGTCACAGTAGCTGCAGTTGAGGTTGCAGCCGGCGAACCTCACAAAGATCTGCCTCCTTCCC harbors:
- a CDS encoding 7-carboxy-7-deazaguanine synthase QueE yields the protein MRAPIVEVFSSIQGEGLLVGRRQIFVRFAGCNLNCSYCDTPESRDPSAGRLFTAPELTEIIEGLITPDFHSISITGGEPLLYPDFITELLEESPHRTLLETNGSLPGNAERIAHLFDYASVDIKISEHFSDNLRSGTTESDISSPGDLIDREIQVINILISRGVNTYCKVVVMPTTGADYIGALAERLLECVDELERLPLVIQPCSPPEQWAQNTPRLLEMSQEAGKYMDVYVIPQMHRALGLR